Proteins found in one Arachis stenosperma cultivar V10309 chromosome 8, arast.V10309.gnm1.PFL2, whole genome shotgun sequence genomic segment:
- the LOC130944763 gene encoding pyridoxine/pyridoxamine 5'-phosphate oxidase 1, chloroplastic isoform X2: MLSLVRKGRSSIMTSCSLFLTSFNYYSLPLLSHSRYNTLSRAPTLSRALAYPQPFPATMLPPGFRALSNNFSTTTEASGTMDSSVSVTYLSQRQAAEIDDTLMGPLGFSVDQLMELAGLSVATSIAEVYKPGEYNRVLVICGPGNNGGDGLVAARHLHHFGYKPSVCYPKRTPKPLYEGLVTQLEALSIPFLSVEDLPSDLSSDFSILIDAMFGFSFHGSPRPPFDDLIQRFVTLQNYNQSGPKRSVIVSVDIPSGWHVEEGDINGIGLQPDMLISLTAPKLCAKKFSGPHHFLGGRFVPPAIAEKYKLLLPQYPGTSMCVRIGKPPKIDISALRENYISPEFLEEQVEADPINQFHKWFDDALAAGLKEPNAMALSTVGKDGKPSSRMVLLKAVDKDGFVWYTNYESHKARDLSENPHASLLFYWDGLNRQVRVEGSVQKVSDEESEQYFHSRPRGSQLGAIVSKQSSVVPGRHVLHQEYKELEQKFSDGSLIPKPKNWGGYRLTPELFEFWQGQQSRLHDRCGLFPRL; this comes from the exons ATGCTTTCATTGGTGCGCAAGGGAAGAAGCAGCATCATGACGTCATGCTCTCTATTCCTTActtcttttaattattactCACTCCCTCTTCTTTCTCATTCTCGTTACAACACTCTCTCACGCGCCCCTACACTCTCACGCGCCCTGGCTTATCCGCAACCCTTTCCCGCAACCATGCTGCCTCCTGGATTTCGCGCTCTTTCTAACAACTTCTCAACAACCACTGAAGCTTCTGGAACCATGGACTCTTCTGTCTCAGTTACTTACCTCTCGCAGCGCCAAGCCGCCGAGATCGACGACACTCTCATGGGCCCTCTTGGCTTCTCTGTCGACCAGCTCATG GAATTGGCTGGTTTGAGCGTCGCTACTTCCATTGCTGAG GTTTACAAACCAGGCGAGTATAACCGTGTTCTTGTCATATGTGGTCCTGGTAACAATGGTGGCGATGGTTTGGTGGCCGCTCGTCACCTGCACCATTTTGGTTATAAGCCCTCGGTCTGCTACCCCAAGCGCACCCCGAAGCCTCTTTATGAAGGGTTAGTTACTCAG CTCGAAGCTCTGTCAATCCCTTTCTTGTCAGTGGAAGATCTACCTTCGGACTTGTCAAGTGACTTCAGCATTCTAATTGATGCGATGTTCGGATTCTCATTTCATG GTTCTCCAAGACCTCCTTTTGATGATTTGATCCAAAGATTTGTTACCTTACAAAATTATAATCAAAGTGGCCCGAAAAGATCAGTTATTGTCTCTGTAGATATTCCATCTGGATGGCATGTCGAAGAAGGAGATATAAATGGTATAGGCCTTCAACCTGATATGCTG ATTTCTTTGACAGCTCCGAAATTATGCGCAAAGAAGTTTAGTGGTCCTCACCACTTTCTAGGAGGTAGATTTGTCCCACCTGCTATTGCAGAAAAATATAAGCTTTTACTTCCACAATATCCTGGAACTTCCATGTGTGTCCGAATTGGAAAGCCGCCTAAAATTGATATTTCAGCTCTAAGAGAGAACTATATCTCTCCAGAGTTTCTTGAAGAGCAAGTGGAGGCAGACCCCATTAATCAG TTCCATAAATGGTTTGATGATGCATTAGCTGCTGGTCTGAAGGAACCAAATGCTATGGCATTGTCAACTGTAGGGAAGGATGGAAAACC CTCATCAAGAATGGTATTGCTAAAAGCTGTGGACAAGGATGGTTTTGTGTG GTACACAAACTATGAAAGTCATAAGGCACGTGATTTATCTGAAAATCCTCATGCTTCACTTCTTTTTTACTGGGATGGTCTAAACAGACAG GTAAGAGTGGAGGGGTCTGTTCAGAAAGTATCTGATGAGGAATCAGAGCAGTATTTCCATAGCCGTCCTAGAGGAAGTCAGCTTGGAGCAATAGTTAGTAAGCAG AGTTCTGTAGTGCCTGGAAGGCATGTTCTTCATCAGGAGTACAAAGAGCTTGAGCAAAAATTTTCTGATGG AAGTTTGATCCCTAAACCTAAGAATTGGGGAGGATACAGGCTAACACCAGAGCTTTTTGAATTTTGGCAAGGACAGCAATCTCGCTTGCATGACAGGTGTGGGCTGTTCCCTCGTTTATGA
- the LOC130944763 gene encoding pyridoxine/pyridoxamine 5'-phosphate oxidase 1, chloroplastic isoform X1 — protein sequence MLSLVRKGRSSIMTSCSLFLTSFNYYSLPLLSHSRYNTLSRAPTLSRALAYPQPFPATMLPPGFRALSNNFSTTTEASGTMDSSVSVTYLSQRQAAEIDDTLMGPLGFSVDQLMELAGLSVATSIAEVYKPGEYNRVLVICGPGNNGGDGLVAARHLHHFGYKPSVCYPKRTPKPLYEGLVTQLEALSIPFLSVEDLPSDLSSDFSILIDAMFGFSFHGSPRPPFDDLIQRFVTLQNYNQSGPKRSVIVSVDIPSGWHVEEGDINGIGLQPDMLISLTAPKLCAKKFSGPHHFLGGRFVPPAIAEKYKLLLPQYPGTSMCVRIGKPPKIDISALRENYISPEFLEEQVEADPINQFHKWFDDALAAGLKEPNAMALSTVGKDGKPSSRMVLLKAVDKDGFVWYTNYESHKARDLSENPHASLLFYWDGLNRQVRVEGSVQKVSDEESEQYFHSRPRGSQLGAIVSKQSSVVPGRHVLHQEYKELEQKFSDGSLIPKPKNWGGYRLTPELFEFWQGQQSRLHDRLQYSPHEVNGQKVWKVERLAP from the exons ATGCTTTCATTGGTGCGCAAGGGAAGAAGCAGCATCATGACGTCATGCTCTCTATTCCTTActtcttttaattattactCACTCCCTCTTCTTTCTCATTCTCGTTACAACACTCTCTCACGCGCCCCTACACTCTCACGCGCCCTGGCTTATCCGCAACCCTTTCCCGCAACCATGCTGCCTCCTGGATTTCGCGCTCTTTCTAACAACTTCTCAACAACCACTGAAGCTTCTGGAACCATGGACTCTTCTGTCTCAGTTACTTACCTCTCGCAGCGCCAAGCCGCCGAGATCGACGACACTCTCATGGGCCCTCTTGGCTTCTCTGTCGACCAGCTCATG GAATTGGCTGGTTTGAGCGTCGCTACTTCCATTGCTGAG GTTTACAAACCAGGCGAGTATAACCGTGTTCTTGTCATATGTGGTCCTGGTAACAATGGTGGCGATGGTTTGGTGGCCGCTCGTCACCTGCACCATTTTGGTTATAAGCCCTCGGTCTGCTACCCCAAGCGCACCCCGAAGCCTCTTTATGAAGGGTTAGTTACTCAG CTCGAAGCTCTGTCAATCCCTTTCTTGTCAGTGGAAGATCTACCTTCGGACTTGTCAAGTGACTTCAGCATTCTAATTGATGCGATGTTCGGATTCTCATTTCATG GTTCTCCAAGACCTCCTTTTGATGATTTGATCCAAAGATTTGTTACCTTACAAAATTATAATCAAAGTGGCCCGAAAAGATCAGTTATTGTCTCTGTAGATATTCCATCTGGATGGCATGTCGAAGAAGGAGATATAAATGGTATAGGCCTTCAACCTGATATGCTG ATTTCTTTGACAGCTCCGAAATTATGCGCAAAGAAGTTTAGTGGTCCTCACCACTTTCTAGGAGGTAGATTTGTCCCACCTGCTATTGCAGAAAAATATAAGCTTTTACTTCCACAATATCCTGGAACTTCCATGTGTGTCCGAATTGGAAAGCCGCCTAAAATTGATATTTCAGCTCTAAGAGAGAACTATATCTCTCCAGAGTTTCTTGAAGAGCAAGTGGAGGCAGACCCCATTAATCAG TTCCATAAATGGTTTGATGATGCATTAGCTGCTGGTCTGAAGGAACCAAATGCTATGGCATTGTCAACTGTAGGGAAGGATGGAAAACC CTCATCAAGAATGGTATTGCTAAAAGCTGTGGACAAGGATGGTTTTGTGTG GTACACAAACTATGAAAGTCATAAGGCACGTGATTTATCTGAAAATCCTCATGCTTCACTTCTTTTTTACTGGGATGGTCTAAACAGACAG GTAAGAGTGGAGGGGTCTGTTCAGAAAGTATCTGATGAGGAATCAGAGCAGTATTTCCATAGCCGTCCTAGAGGAAGTCAGCTTGGAGCAATAGTTAGTAAGCAG AGTTCTGTAGTGCCTGGAAGGCATGTTCTTCATCAGGAGTACAAAGAGCTTGAGCAAAAATTTTCTGATGG AAGTTTGATCCCTAAACCTAAGAATTGGGGAGGATACAGGCTAACACCAGAGCTTTTTGAATTTTGGCAAGGACAGCAATCTCGCTTGCATGACAG GTTACAATATTCTCCCCACGAGGTCAATGGACAGAAAGTGTGGAAGGTTGAGCGGTTGGCCCCCTAA